A segment of the Luteolibacter sp. Y139 genome:
ACCGGCATCGCACTGTCGGCGATAGCGCTTGGAGGAATGATCGCTTTCGCGGTGCGCCCGCCCCTCTGGGTCGCGGGTGTGATTGTCGGCGTGTTTGCCATTTTCCACGGTCACGCGCACGGCACTGAGCTTCCGGAGTCGGCGAATGCGCTGGCCTTTGCCATTGGCTTCGTGGTGTCGACCGGTCTGCTTCACTTGTGCGGCATTGCCTTCGGCCTGCTGGTGAAATGGCCGTGGGGCAAGGTCGCGGTCCGTGTCGCCGGCGGCGGGATTGCCGCCTTGGGCGCCTGCTTCCTCACCGGCGTGCTTTGATCGGACGACATGGATTCCCTTCTCCTCCGATGATCGATGCTCCCTCCCTACTGAGCGGCCCGTGGCCGTTGGCTCACTCGATGATCAAGGGCCTGGGCGAGTTTCAGAATGGCTTCATTCACCCCTTCATGACGCCCGTGCACGTGCTGGCACTGGTGACCTTTGGCCTGTGGCTCAGTCGGCTGAAGCCGTTTGAACCGGCGAAGGAAGTCGGCACGTTTGCAGCGTCATCGGCCTTGGGTCTCATCGCGGTGCTGGTATTTCCGCGGTTCACCCTGCCCTTGCTGCCGCTGCTGTTAGCCACCATGGCCGTGGCCGGAGTGATTTCCAGCGGCTGGCGTGAACCGCGTGGCATCCGCCTCGCCGGTCTCGCCGTGGCCGGAGCACTACTCGGGATCGAGTCTGCTCCGGACTTTTGGCTCGCGCGCGCGGACGCCTGCAAGAGCGCCGCGGGCTCATGGGCCGCCCTCCAGGTCGGCCTCCTCTGCGTCTCCTACTACACCTCTCTCCTGCCCGATCGCAAGTGGGCGAGCTACGGTGTGCGCATCATCGCCTCATGGGTCATCGCCATCGCAGTGATGGTGATCGCCTTCTTGTATCGGCGGGCCTCTTGATCGGCATCGCACAAACTATCGCTCGGGTGCCTTCACCGCCGCGCCTACACCGGCGAAAGCTTTCCGCTCAAGCGCTGGAACTTCAGCCGATTCACGACTGTGGTCGCGATCAGGTAAGTGATGACAGGGATCATAATAATCCAAGGGAAGATCACAAAACCAGCATCACGGAGCAACGACACGCCGATGTTTCCCAACACGAAGCCAAGCCAAGGCACTCCGCAGAGGAAAGCCGCTTCCCACGAGCGGGAATAGTCGCGGACGGAATCTGACACCATGGAGGGATCCACCGTGAGAGGCGTCTTGCCACGCGCAAGTTCCAACGTGAAACGCTGCTCCGCTCTCGATCGGCCCATCGCTGACCGCCCAAAGAAATACTGCACGGTCCCGGCGATCACGGCGAGAGCAAGCCCCCACAGGCAGTCAGAGATTGAAGTAGTCGGCGGCATGGGAGTGGAGACTTCGTAGCTATCATTTCACAAAAGCGCGCCCTCTTCGACTACGAAAACAGCATCGCACTCCAATCATTCCCGCCTCCGCTCCCGGCGATTCTCGGTCATCTGCTGATGCAGCTTCTCCACATTGTAGAGGTAGCTGGCGCGGTCCTTCTCGGTGTAGGTGAACTCCAGCAGGCCGGCTTTCTTGAGCAGTTGCACGGCGAGGTTGAAGACAATGCTCCCCACCACTACGACCCAGAAGAGCACATCAAACACCCAGACCCAGCTCTTCTCACCGAAATAGAACCCACCGACGAAGTAGAACACGAGCAA
Coding sequences within it:
- a CDS encoding HupE/UreJ family protein translates to MKSLPNARLRATWTWAATSLLLSCTIASAHSGGGEAGGLKSGFLHPITGLDHVAAMVAVGLWGAFLGSRATWLLPVIFPMVMAVGGALGVAGVPIPGVETGIALSAIALGGMIAFAVRPPLWVAGVIVGVFAIFHGHAHGTELPESANALAFAIGFVVSTGLLHLCGIAFGLLVKWPWGKVAVRVAGGGIAALGACFLTGVL
- a CDS encoding HupE/UreJ family protein; translated protein: MIDAPSLLSGPWPLAHSMIKGLGEFQNGFIHPFMTPVHVLALVTFGLWLSRLKPFEPAKEVGTFAASSALGLIAVLVFPRFTLPLLPLLLATMAVAGVISSGWREPRGIRLAGLAVAGALLGIESAPDFWLARADACKSAAGSWAALQVGLLCVSYYTSLLPDRKWASYGVRIIASWVIAIAVMVIAFLYRRAS